The following coding sequences are from one Formosa haliotis window:
- a CDS encoding sugar transferase yields the protein MYKNLFKPFLDFIIALTSFIILFPIFITVALILSWINHGSPFFFQPRPGKDGKVFKIIKFKSMTDEKDEKGDLLPESKRLTKAGIFVRKYSLDEIPQLLNVIKGDMSLIGPRPLLVRYLPLYNDVQKHRHDIKPGITGWAQINGRNTLSWEQKFEYDIWYVNNLSFLLDIKILFLTVYKVFKKMEFTV from the coding sequence ATATATAAAAATTTATTTAAACCATTTTTAGACTTCATAATAGCATTGACTAGTTTTATCATACTTTTTCCAATATTTATTACAGTTGCTCTAATATTATCGTGGATAAATCACGGCTCTCCATTTTTCTTTCAACCTCGTCCAGGAAAAGACGGTAAAGTATTTAAAATAATTAAATTTAAATCCATGACCGATGAAAAAGACGAAAAAGGAGATTTACTTCCAGAGTCGAAGCGCTTAACTAAGGCAGGGATTTTTGTTAGAAAATATTCATTAGATGAAATTCCACAATTATTAAATGTTATAAAAGGAGACATGAGTTTAATTGGCCCCCGACCACTATTGGTTAGGTATTTACCTCTATATAACGATGTGCAAAAACATAGACATGATATAAAACCCGGTATTACAGGTTGGGCACAAATAAATGGTAGAAACACATTAAGTTGGGAACAAAAATTTGAATATGATATTTGGTATGTTAACAATTTATCTTTCCTACTTGATATTAAGATTTTATTTCTAACCGTGTATAAAGTTTTCAAAAAGATGGAATTTACAGTGTAG
- a CDS encoding glycosyltransferase, with the protein MKYITKNKLHFNYVFTSHVYLNALIGLLLKFKALKTEYFIARESTSIFTRFKGSKLLSYKLAYKIGYYNINLLICQTQFMKDQLILNIPFIKNRTLVKVIPNPINLNYSQKIKTNQKIQSCNHDYIVSAGRLIDEKGFDILIKSFELLKKDFPNLYLYILGNGQNKTELKSLVNNLNLSTSVIFTGHVDDVYSYFKYAKICVVSSRVEGFPNVLLQMMSQNTKVVSTLCAGGINEIKGIFTCNTECINSLYESLKLCYSSDTSFNRKEFDLFLETRTIIKFIQQINSYIE; encoded by the coding sequence GTGAAATATATAACAAAAAACAAACTACATTTTAATTATGTTTTTACATCGCATGTTTACCTAAATGCATTAATAGGTCTATTACTAAAATTTAAGGCATTAAAAACTGAATACTTCATCGCAAGAGAGTCTACCTCAATTTTCACAAGATTTAAAGGAAGTAAATTACTTAGCTACAAATTAGCATATAAAATTGGGTATTATAACATTAACTTATTAATTTGTCAGACACAATTTATGAAGGATCAACTAATTTTAAATATTCCTTTTATAAAAAATAGAACATTAGTAAAAGTTATACCCAATCCAATTAATTTAAATTATTCACAAAAAATAAAAACTAATCAAAAAATACAATCATGTAATCATGATTATATAGTTTCAGCCGGTAGACTCATAGATGAAAAAGGCTTCGACATTTTAATTAAATCATTTGAATTATTAAAAAAAGATTTTCCAAATTTATATTTATATATACTCGGGAATGGTCAAAATAAAACCGAATTAAAAAGCTTAGTTAATAATTTAAATTTATCTACAAGTGTCATATTTACAGGACATGTTGATGACGTATATAGTTATTTTAAATATGCAAAAATATGTGTAGTATCTTCAAGGGTTGAAGGGTTTCCCAATGTATTACTACAAATGATGTCTCAAAACACAAAAGTAGTTAGTACTTTATGTGCTGGAGGAATCAATGAAATCAAAGGAATTTTCACATGTAATACAGAATGTATAAATTCTTTATATGAGAGTTTAAAACTATGCTATTCTAGTGATACTTCGTTTAATAGGAAAGAATTTGATTTATTTTTAGAAACTAGAACAATAATTAAATTTATACAACAAATAAATTCTTATATTGAATAA
- a CDS encoding glycosyltransferase — MVSKKIKILFVLPSLKAGGAERVISYISKHLDKKKFIPILIVIGYKKDAVYTTNKTDVYYLNKSRVLKGVPPLLNLIIKTKPDIVLGSISHVNKLLSLISIFFPKIKFIGREASVITTLKKFAEPSKNKKINIFSNYHSFLDVIICQSKDMYNDLKSNYNIKNTKIVIINNPVSKNFKCKPLPYKFEKPIKYITIGTLHKRKGYDRIIYGLSKINHNFKYIIIGDGEELPNITRLIKALNLENKITHISYTNNVSKYLATSDVFLNGSYVEGFPNALVESCAIGTPVVAFEAPGGLNEIIINSKNGFLVKSENEFINTLNSINKNYHFNPKEINKTIKDRYDESIIIPKYESLFTELVSKK; from the coding sequence ATGGTTTCTAAAAAAATAAAAATATTATTTGTTTTACCTTCATTAAAAGCAGGTGGTGCTGAACGTGTTATTTCTTATATTTCAAAACACTTAGATAAAAAGAAATTTATTCCAATTTTGATTGTAATCGGTTATAAAAAGGATGCTGTTTATACTACTAATAAAACAGATGTTTATTATTTAAACAAATCTAGAGTATTAAAAGGAGTCCCTCCATTACTAAACTTAATCATAAAAACTAAACCCGACATTGTGTTAGGATCTATATCTCATGTTAATAAGCTTTTATCACTAATTTCTATATTTTTTCCTAAAATTAAATTTATTGGCCGTGAAGCTAGTGTAATAACCACATTAAAAAAATTTGCTGAACCCTCTAAAAACAAAAAAATCAATATTTTTTCTAACTACCACTCATTTCTTGATGTGATAATATGTCAATCTAAAGACATGTATAACGATCTTAAATCAAATTATAATATTAAAAACACAAAAATTGTAATAATTAATAATCCCGTATCAAAAAATTTTAAATGCAAACCACTTCCATATAAATTTGAAAAACCAATTAAATATATTACAATCGGTACATTACACAAAAGAAAGGGTTACGATAGAATAATTTATGGGCTCTCTAAAATAAATCATAATTTCAAGTACATAATTATCGGTGATGGAGAAGAATTACCAAACATAACAAGGCTTATTAAAGCTTTAAACTTAGAAAATAAGATTACTCACATTTCCTACACAAATAACGTGTCTAAATATTTAGCCACTAGTGATGTTTTTTTGAACGGGTCTTATGTAGAGGGTTTTCCTAATGCACTTGTAGAAAGTTGTGCTATAGGGACGCCAGTTGTTGCATTTGAAGCCCCTGGTGGATTAAATGAAATAATAATAAATTCAAAAAATGGTTTTCTTGTTAAATCTGAAAATGAGTTTATTAATACCTTAAATTCTATAAATAAGAACTATCATTTTAACCCTAAAGAAATAAATAAGACTATAAAAGATAGATATGATGAATCAATTATCATTCCAAAATACGAATCTTTATTTACAGAACTAGTATCAAAAAAATGA